A single Osmerus mordax isolate fOsmMor3 chromosome 7, fOsmMor3.pri, whole genome shotgun sequence DNA region contains:
- the LOC136946410 gene encoding pancreatic progenitor cell differentiation and proliferation factor B-like isoform X2 gives MAAIPAGGSLVATTDYYRRRLGSTSSSSSCGSSEYSGEVIPHHPGLPKQDSGHWWSSFFFGKQNQPGMTTLAEEANMKVGVVTNGQVTCVAREMVMRQASESSEVGSPPPSS, from the exons ATGGCAGCAATCCCAGCAGGTGGCTCACTCGTTGCTACGACCGATTACTACCGAA ggcGCCTAGGCTCTACATCTAGTAGCAGCTCATGCGGCAGTTCGGAGTACAGTGGGGAAGTCATTCCACACCACCCAG GTCTTCCCAAGCAGGACTCTGGCCATTGGTGGTCCAGTTTCTTCTTCGGCAAGCAGAACCAGCCAGGGATGACCACGTTGGCTGAAGAAGCCAATATGAA GGTGGGCGTCGTCACCAACGGCCAGGTGACCTGCGTTGCCAGGGAGATGGTGATGCGTCAGGCGAGTGAGTCCAGCGAGGTGGGgagtcctcccccctcttcctga
- the LOC136946402 gene encoding protein-tyrosine kinase 6-like yields the protein MAGKYWCTSCSCLEMIRDGLFGKKNNHKVRKGNENENDADQPVDLDNGSSIQYKVHREALQPPKAAESAIYKALWSFDARADDEVTFKEGDLFKIISRNGDWWTAQKIDKNGRCLVTGIVPKNYLARGESVEAQPWYFGKMDRFEAMNLLLSPENAKGAFLVRLSEKDSVGHVLSVKSDKKVKHFKVVEEGEQFHLDQAKHFCTLMDLVEFYSTNNLGSLLRLGQPCARSEPKPKDLSHSTVDEWELPKEEFSLEEKLGSGYFADVFRGQWKKLINVAIKILKNDELNHKEFQQEVQMMKKLRHRHLISLFAVCTATPPYYIITELMEKGNLLDFLRGEEGSCMDLVSLVDMAAQVADGMAYLEEQQSIHRDLAARNVLVGENNICKVADFGLARVIKEPFYISEEKNIPFKWSAPEAISHGKFSNKSDVWSFGILLYEILSYGSVPYPAFSNLEVYSQVFNGYRMPAPPKCPDILYDIMLSCWKDFPSDRPDFKDLSPWLESINLNEVE from the exons ATGGCGGGTAAATATTGGTGTACATCATGTTCGTGTCTGGAGATGATTCGGGACGGGCTctttggtaaaaaaaacaaccacaAAGTCAGGAAAGGTAACGAGAACGAGAACGATGCCGACCAGCCTGTTGATTTGGATAATGGGTCTTCCATACAGTACAAGGTACACCGCGAAGCGCTCCAACCTCCCAAAGCCGCAGAGAGTGCCATTTATAAGGCTCTTTGGTCGTTCGATGCCCGGGCAGACGATGAAGTGACTTTCAAGGAAGGAGATCTCTTCAAAATAATCAGTCGGAACGGTGACTGGTGGACCGCGCAGAAGATAGATAAGAATGGGAGATGTTTGGTGACAGGGATCGTGCCAAAAAACTACCTTGCCCGAGGAGAATCTGTTGAGGCACAACC CTGGTATTTTGGGAAGATGGACAGATTTGAGGCGATGAACCTTCTACTGTCTCCGGAGAACGCGAAAGGAGCTTTCCTCGTCCGCCTCAGCGAGAAAGACAGCGTGGGACATGTCCTatcag tGAAATCTGACAAAAAGGTGAAACATTTTAAAGTGGTTGAGGAAGGGGAGCAGTTTCACCTGGACCAGGCCAAACACTTCTGCACTTTAATGGATCTGGTGGAGTTCTACTCAACAAACAACCTGGGTTCTCTGCTCAGGCTGGGCCAGCCCTGCGCcagg AGTGAGCCCAAGCCAAAGGACCTGAGCCACAGCACGGTGGATGAGTGGGAGCTGCCCAAGGAGGAGTTCTCCCTGGAGGAGAAGCTGGGCAGCGGATACTTCGCTGACGTCTTCAGGGGTCAGTGGAAGAAGCTCATCAACGTGGCCATCAAGATCCTCAAGAACg ATGAGTTAAACCACAAGGAGTTCCAGCAGGAGGTGCAGATGATGAAGAAGCTCCGCCATCGTCACCTCATCTCGCTGTTCGCCGTCTGCACCGCCACGCCCCCCTACTACATCATCACCGAGCTCATGGAGAAGGGCAACCTCCTCGACTTCCTGCGAG GTGAGGAGGGTTCATGTATGGACCTGGTGTCTCTGGTGGACATGGCTGCCCAGGTGGCTGATGGGATGGCATacctggaggagcagcagagcaTCCACAGAGACCTGGCAGCACGGAACGTTCTTGTTGGGGAGAACAACATCTGCAAGGTGGCCGACTTTGGGCTGGCGCGGGTCATCAAG gagcCTTTCTACATCTCTGAGGAGAAGAACATCCCTTTCAAGTGGAGCGCCCCGGAGGCCATCAGCCACGGAAAGTTCTCCAACAAATCTGACGTCTGGTCCTTTGGCATCCTGTTGTACGAGATCCTCAGCTATGGATCGGTGCCCTACCCAG CCTTCAGCAACTTGGAAGTCTACAGCCAGGTGTTCAATGGATACAGGATGCCGGCTCCGCCCAAATGCCCAGACATCCTCTATGACATCATGCTGTCCTGCTGGAAGGACTTTCCCTCTGATAGGCCAGATTTCAAGGACCTGAGCCCCTGGTTGGAGAGCATTAACTTGAACGAGGTGGAGTGA
- the srms gene encoding tyrosine-protein kinase Srms, with amino-acid sequence MEGCCRTCMPCLSRLWNCIWPELHYPNITRPAEIPTVSGDIRVPTPKKKPNQLYAALFDFEARSEEELTVKEGDKLSVIEKRGDYVLAKKLTGTLESGLLPANYVALLQDEFAKYKWYYGNINRLKAEKLLLASQNKDGSFLVRISESHSDEYTISVRSEAKVFHFRIQRSVIGAYFVSDKVSFATLGDLIKFYQNNSKSLGVPLDQPCTQKRELFDMEPWERPREEFKLHKKLGEGHFGEVWEAVWSSGPTPNQRVAIKMLKQEDTKQDDFIKEVHALKNLHHPKLIQLLALCSRGEPVYIVTELMTKGSLKSYLTSPEGHMLTSAHLIYMGSQVGEGMAYLEDRSIVHRDLAARNILVGDDLVCKVADFGLARIIKDSVYTASRSTKIPVRWTAPEAALYQRFSVKSDVWSFGVLLYEMMSRGKMPYDGKTNKEVLELLGSGFRLPCPNRCPPNIYHIMMQCWNPECSKRPSFHALHSQLDNIYSRIYFKTIEV; translated from the exons ATGGAGGGCTGTTGTCGTACCTGCATGCCATGTTTGAGTCGTTTATGGAACTGCATATGGCCCGAACTCCACTACCCGAACATCACAAGGCCGGCGGAGATCCCAACCGTTTCAGGTGATATCCGTGTCCCGACCCCGAAGAAGAAACCCAATCAGCTCTATGCTGCTCTATTTGATTTTGAAGCCAGGAGCGAGGAGGAATTAACTGTGAAGGAAGGTGACAAGCTGTCGGTCATTGAGAAAAGGGGAGACTATGTCCTGGCCAAGAAACTCACAGGCACGCTGGAATCCGGTTTGCTACCAGCTAACTATGTGGCACTTCTACAGGACGAATTCGCTAAATACAA gtggtaCTATGGAAACATCAACCGTTTAAAGGCAGAGAAGCTGCTCCTGGCTTCCCAAAACAAAGATGGCTCCTTCCTGGTCCGTATTAGTGAGAGCCATAGTGACGAGTACACCATCTCAG tcaGGAGTGAAGCGAAGGTCTTCCACTTCCGTATCCAGCGCTCTGTCATCGGAGCCTACTTTGTGTCTGACAAGGTGTCCTTCGCCACGCTGGGGGACCTCATCAAGTTCTACCAGAACAACTCCAAGAGCCTGGGGGTCCCCCTGGACCAGCCGTGCACACAGAAG AGAGAGCTGTTCGACATGGAGCCATGGGAACGGCCGCGCGAGGAGTTCAAGCTGCACAAGAAGCTGGGAGAGGGGCACTTCGGAGAGGTGTGGGAGGCAGTGTGGTCCTCTGGGCCCACCCCCAACCAGAGAGTGGCTATCAAGATGCTcaaacaag AGGACACCAAGCAGGATGACTTCATAAAAGAGGTGCATGCGCTGAAGAACCTCCACCACCCCAAGCTGATCCAGCTGCTGGCTCTCTGCTCCAGAGGAGAACCTGTCTACATCGTCACAGAGCTCATGACCAAGGGCAGCCTCAAGTCCTATCTGACCT ctccagagGGCCACATGCTGACCTCGGCCCACCTGATCTACATGGGCAGCCAGGTGGGCGAGGGCATGGCCTACCTGGAGGACCGCAGCATCGTCCACAGAGACCTGGCCGCCAGGAACATCCTGGTGGGGGACGACCTGGTCTGCAAGGTGGCTGACTTTGGACTGGCTCGGATCATAAAg GACAGTGTGTACACGGCCAGTCGCAGCACCAAGATCCCTGTGCGCTGGACGGCCCCGGAGGCGGCCTTGTATCAGCGCTTCTCCGTCAAGTCGGACGTCTGGTCCTTTGGCGTGCTGCTATATGAGATGATGTCACGGGGGAAGATGCCATATGACG gaaagACTAACAAAGAGGTACTGGAGCTCCTGGGTTCAGGCTTCAGGCTGCCCTGCCCCAACCGCTGCCCCCCCAACATCTACCACATCATGATGCAATGCTGGAACCCCGAGTGCTCCAAGAGACCCTCCTTCCACGCGCTGCACAGCCAGCTCGACAACATCTACTCACGGATCTACTTCAAGACCATCGAGGTGTAG
- the LOC136946410 gene encoding pancreatic progenitor cell differentiation and proliferation factor B-like isoform X1 has protein sequence MAAIPAGGSLVATTDYYRRRLGSTSSSSSCGSSEYSGEVIPHHPGLPKQDSGHWWSSFFFGKQNQPGMTTLAEEANMNRVGVVTNGQVTCVAREMVMRQASESSEVGSPPPSS, from the exons ATGGCAGCAATCCCAGCAGGTGGCTCACTCGTTGCTACGACCGATTACTACCGAA ggcGCCTAGGCTCTACATCTAGTAGCAGCTCATGCGGCAGTTCGGAGTACAGTGGGGAAGTCATTCCACACCACCCAG GTCTTCCCAAGCAGGACTCTGGCCATTGGTGGTCCAGTTTCTTCTTCGGCAAGCAGAACCAGCCAGGGATGACCACGTTGGCTGAAGAAGCCAATATGAA CAGGGTGGGCGTCGTCACCAACGGCCAGGTGACCTGCGTTGCCAGGGAGATGGTGATGCGTCAGGCGAGTGAGTCCAGCGAGGTGGGgagtcctcccccctcttcctga